The Algoriphagus sanaruensis genome window below encodes:
- a CDS encoding capsule assembly Wzi family protein — MPILEEHIRRQQLLGKLTSPYSFYLRPISWSQVDQEILDGISLDPEISKKSFELVPLPVVLSGVFNSKRPYGWGNRGLLPNVGFQTYFSTGFYARAKFLTIQFQPEFIYAQNKSFQGFGEGMPLSAVRARFFYWNNGDHPERFGADPISRFWWGQSSIKLEVGPFALGLSTENIWWGPGQFNSLIFSNNAEGFPHLKLETRRPAKTFLGTFEGQVILGRLENSMLPPSQNLDWNQRYFRKFNGDWRYLNGIHLAYQPSFLKGFTVGFSRTFQQYNRLRGNKFEDWFPIFEVFQKETFFQNGNTVIYDSKGQDQQVAISFRFFSTKGKFEVYSEFGRRDHNFNWREFLLNPEHARAYLMGFSKLIPLSEEKLLSIKGEVTHQQESVNRYIRYLGLTGNQTWHTHSLARGFVNRGESLGVGQGVGSNVQTMEVSMVDGIKKRGIVLERLANHQDFFYRAFGQNSDQRPWIDYSLGLLWDEQFDSFLIGTKVQLIQSQNYQWQEGRFSSEDFDNAPRSLALFAQVHLIYALSKN, encoded by the coding sequence ATGCCAATACTGGAGGAGCATATTCGAAGGCAACAACTACTAGGAAAATTAACCTCTCCTTATTCGTTTTATCTCAGGCCCATAAGCTGGTCTCAGGTGGATCAGGAAATTTTGGATGGGATATCTTTAGATCCAGAAATTTCAAAAAAATCATTTGAGTTGGTACCACTTCCTGTGGTGCTAAGTGGTGTATTTAATTCAAAAAGGCCTTATGGTTGGGGAAACAGAGGCTTATTGCCAAATGTTGGTTTCCAGACGTATTTTAGCACAGGCTTTTATGCTCGGGCTAAATTTTTGACAATTCAGTTTCAACCTGAATTTATTTATGCTCAAAATAAATCATTTCAAGGTTTTGGCGAAGGAATGCCTCTCAGCGCTGTTAGAGCCAGATTTTTTTACTGGAACAATGGAGATCATCCGGAAAGGTTTGGAGCTGATCCCATTTCCAGATTTTGGTGGGGACAATCCTCCATCAAACTTGAAGTAGGGCCATTCGCATTAGGGCTATCGACTGAAAATATTTGGTGGGGTCCTGGACAATTCAATTCTTTGATTTTTAGCAACAACGCGGAAGGATTTCCTCATTTAAAACTTGAAACAAGAAGGCCTGCAAAGACTTTTTTAGGAACATTTGAGGGTCAGGTTATTCTTGGAAGATTGGAAAATAGTATGCTTCCACCCTCACAGAATTTGGATTGGAATCAACGATATTTTAGAAAGTTCAATGGAGATTGGAGATACTTAAATGGAATTCACCTCGCTTATCAGCCTAGTTTTCTTAAAGGATTTACGGTCGGCTTTTCCAGGACTTTCCAACAATACAATAGATTGAGAGGGAATAAATTTGAAGATTGGTTCCCCATTTTTGAAGTGTTTCAAAAGGAAACATTTTTCCAAAATGGAAATACTGTGATTTACGATAGCAAAGGGCAAGATCAACAAGTGGCTATTTCGTTTCGATTTTTTTCGACCAAAGGAAAGTTTGAAGTATACTCTGAGTTTGGTAGAAGAGACCATAATTTTAATTGGAGGGAATTTTTACTCAACCCAGAGCATGCCAGAGCTTATTTGATGGGTTTTTCGAAATTAATTCCTCTTTCGGAGGAGAAGCTTCTTTCAATCAAAGGAGAGGTTACCCATCAGCAGGAATCCGTCAATCGATATATCCGATATCTTGGACTGACTGGAAATCAGACTTGGCATACTCATAGTTTAGCTCGTGGATTCGTCAATCGAGGAGAATCTTTAGGAGTAGGTCAGGGAGTTGGATCAAATGTCCAAACTATGGAAGTTTCCATGGTTGATGGAATAAAAAAAAGAGGGATAGTACTTGAGCGCCTGGCTAATCATCAAGACTTTTTCTATCGTGCATTTGGACAAAATTCGGATCAAAGACCTTGGATTGATTACAGCCTAGGCTTATTATGGGATGAGCAGTTTGATTCTTTTTTGATAGGGACAAAAGTTCAACTGATCCAATCTCAAAATTATCAATGGCAGGAGGGAAGATTTTCGAGTGAGGATTTTGATAATGCTCCGCGATCCTTGGCTTTGTTTGCTCAGGTTCATTTGATTTATGCATTGTCTAAAAATTAA
- a CDS encoding glycosyltransferase family 2 protein gives MIISVIIPVFRDWKRLKTCLDLLAEQTADFDSFQVIVVNNDPSQEVPILNQTPFQLILVEESSPGSYAARNKGIELSTGQALLFTDSDCSPTSTWIAQAIQLLNSSTFDLFAGKIDVVGPAGNSFVDFDKAFAFPNERYVREENFGVTANLLVRKQVFQKIGGFNATLFTGGDSEFCNRAIREGFIITFSPDLIIYHPARESWKELKTKAIRFGGRLPKSESRLVVLAKLLGKFRIRTTDMKQIWGRNEIPFKQKLIFSNLRIRLRWVEAMESVQVFLGKTAGRK, from the coding sequence TTGATCATATCTGTAATTATTCCTGTTTTTCGAGATTGGAAAAGGTTGAAGACCTGCCTTGACTTGCTCGCTGAACAAACTGCTGATTTTGATTCTTTTCAGGTGATTGTGGTGAACAACGATCCCAGTCAAGAAGTACCAATTTTAAATCAAACTCCGTTTCAATTAATTCTGGTCGAGGAGTCTTCTCCAGGTTCTTACGCTGCAAGAAATAAGGGAATAGAGCTTTCTACAGGTCAAGCCCTACTTTTTACAGATTCTGACTGCAGCCCTACGTCAACTTGGATTGCCCAAGCCATTCAACTTTTGAATTCAAGTACATTCGATCTTTTTGCAGGTAAAATTGACGTAGTCGGTCCTGCTGGAAATAGTTTTGTTGATTTCGATAAAGCCTTTGCTTTTCCGAATGAGCGCTATGTTCGGGAAGAGAATTTCGGTGTGACGGCCAATCTTTTGGTTCGGAAGCAGGTTTTTCAAAAGATTGGCGGGTTCAATGCGACTCTTTTTACTGGGGGAGATTCTGAATTTTGCAATCGAGCGATCAGAGAAGGATTTATCATAACCTTTTCCCCCGATTTAATTATTTATCATCCTGCCAGAGAAAGTTGGAAGGAACTCAAAACAAAAGCTATAAGGTTTGGAGGAAGGTTGCCAAAAAGTGAATCTAGGCTAGTAGTGTTAGCCAAACTGCTTGGGAAGTTCAGAATAAGAACAACTGACATGAAGCAGATTTGGGGTAGAAATGAGATTCCTTTCAAGCAGAAATTGATCTTTTCAAATCTTAGGATTAGGTTGAGATGGGTTGAAGCCATGGAGTCAGTTCAGGTTTTTTTAGGTAAAACTGCAGGAAGAAAGTAA
- a CDS encoding glycosyltransferase family 2 protein produces MLVSIITPVHNSFSHIEDTIQSVLRQTFSDWELILIDDKSSDNGMDILAKYVRQDSRIRLLKNSKNRGAAITRNKGIEAAEGRYIAFLDSDDLWEPEKLETQLKFMIENDYAFSFTAYRKFKTEKIIGIQEVPEKVTHQELLKTCSIGCLTAMYDTEKLGKVYMPNISRRQDFALWLKLLKMVPYAYGLNIPLAKYRVRTDSISGNKFKAAKYQWRVYREFEHLNLIQASYYFIHYAFFGVLKTYLNKKES; encoded by the coding sequence ATGTTGGTATCAATAATTACCCCTGTTCATAATTCCTTTTCTCATATCGAGGATACAATTCAATCCGTACTTCGGCAGACATTTTCGGATTGGGAGTTGATTTTGATTGATGATAAATCCTCCGACAATGGAATGGACATTCTTGCCAAATATGTAAGACAAGATTCTAGAATTCGACTTCTTAAAAACTCAAAAAATCGAGGTGCCGCAATTACGAGAAATAAAGGAATAGAGGCTGCTGAGGGTAGATATATTGCCTTTTTGGATAGTGATGATTTATGGGAGCCAGAAAAACTGGAAACTCAACTCAAATTCATGATTGAAAATGATTATGCTTTTTCGTTTACGGCATATCGAAAATTTAAAACTGAAAAAATTATCGGAATACAAGAGGTTCCGGAAAAGGTGACTCATCAAGAGTTACTAAAAACCTGTTCGATTGGATGCCTTACAGCCATGTATGACACTGAAAAACTTGGCAAAGTTTACATGCCAAATATTTCTAGAAGGCAGGATTTTGCATTGTGGCTAAAACTTTTGAAAATGGTTCCCTATGCCTATGGACTTAATATTCCATTGGCTAAATATCGAGTAAGGACAGATTCTATCTCAGGAAATAAATTTAAGGCAGCTAAGTATCAATGGAGAGTCTATCGTGAATTTGAGCATTTAAACTTGATTCAGGCTAGTTACTATTTCATTCACTATGCCTTTTTTGGTGTGTTAAAGACCTATTTGAATAAAAAGGAATCTTGA